The proteins below are encoded in one region of Winogradskyella helgolandensis:
- a CDS encoding V-type ATP synthase subunit B, whose translation MLKKTYENIDSIGRSILSIKAEGVHNKELAEVIYPNGDKAFAQVIALNNDEVTLQLFGGGFGVSTDCKIRFLGKPIQVGFSDDMLGRVYSGNGKPIDGGPELVTDMVRVAGPSINPVKRLIPKHMIRTGVPMIDVFNTLVRSQKIPIFAKAGEPYNRLLANIATQTDADIIIIGGVGLKYDEFHYFRQRIEEAGSKSKTIMFVHTHRDSIVEGLMVPDLALAVGEKFALQGKNVFVLLSDMTQWSDYLRQVANAQDQIPANQGYPGDLYSQLASRYEKAADIEGAGSLTILGVTTMDDVTHPVPDNTGYITEGQFYMKDGFLELFGSLSRLKQQVNDKTREDHRSIMNVMARLLSEAEERVKAQKFGSVKDDYSFRLLDYRKAFQKELMDPFRYLELEDALDLCWDILAKYFKKEEVGLSSKLIEAFWPKEGEYKILKSQGNE comes from the coding sequence ATGCTAAAGAAGACCTATGAGAATATAGATAGTATTGGACGTTCCATACTGAGTATAAAAGCAGAAGGCGTTCATAATAAAGAATTGGCTGAGGTTATTTACCCTAATGGCGACAAAGCATTTGCACAGGTTATCGCATTGAATAATGATGAGGTGACTTTACAATTATTTGGAGGTGGATTTGGAGTATCAACCGATTGTAAAATCCGATTTTTAGGAAAGCCAATTCAAGTTGGATTTTCAGATGATATGTTGGGTCGTGTGTATTCTGGTAACGGAAAACCTATTGATGGTGGTCCAGAATTGGTAACCGATATGGTTCGTGTTGCAGGGCCATCTATTAATCCTGTGAAGCGACTCATTCCTAAACACATGATTAGAACAGGAGTGCCAATGATTGATGTGTTTAACACTTTGGTACGTTCTCAAAAAATTCCAATTTTCGCAAAAGCAGGTGAACCTTACAACCGTTTATTGGCGAATATTGCGACGCAAACCGATGCCGATATAATTATCATTGGTGGTGTAGGTTTAAAATACGATGAGTTTCATTATTTCAGGCAACGTATTGAAGAGGCTGGTAGTAAAAGTAAAACCATAATGTTTGTGCATACGCATCGCGATTCTATTGTGGAAGGCTTAATGGTGCCCGACTTAGCCTTGGCTGTTGGGGAAAAATTCGCACTTCAAGGTAAAAATGTATTTGTGCTATTATCAGATATGACGCAATGGTCCGATTATTTACGTCAGGTGGCTAATGCTCAAGATCAAATTCCTGCAAATCAAGGTTATCCTGGAGATTTATATTCGCAGCTGGCCAGTCGTTATGAAAAAGCGGCGGATATTGAAGGTGCTGGTAGTTTAACCATTCTTGGTGTAACGACTATGGACGATGTAACGCATCCAGTTCCTGATAATACAGGTTACATTACCGAAGGTCAGTTTTATATGAAAGATGGCTTCCTTGAACTTTTTGGATCGTTAAGTCGATTAAAACAACAGGTGAATGATAAAACGCGAGAAGATCATAGGAGTATTATGAATGTTATGGCACGACTACTATCGGAAGCAGAAGAGCGTGTAAAAGCACAAAAATTTGGATCGGTAAAGGATGACTATTCGTTTCGGTTACTAGATTATCGTAAAGCATTTCAAAAAGAATTGATGGATCCTTTTAGATATTTAGAATTAGAAGATGCACTGGATTTGTGTTGGGATATTCTTGCTAAGTATTTCAAAAAAGAAGAAGTCGGCTTGTCATCAAAATTAATTGAAGCGTTTTGGCCAAAAGAAGGAGAATACAAAATTTTAAAATCGCAGGGTAATGAGTGA
- a CDS encoding HrpE/YscL family type III secretion apparatus protein, protein MSDKTLDQLIETIKSEAIEAAEVKAKAIIDKAQTEAEAIVHNAEQKREELIKSGEEEADGTLAKGQKALQQAARDLSITLQNDIKKLLDAVLQKEVDDAFSPELMQTAILKVVDQIGGNSEVKLPEVLHNDIAAYIHKQLKDAKTLPKLSIDTALVKGFSITKKDAGWSYEITPKEIADLLNTHLSSKWVELLKNNA, encoded by the coding sequence ATGAGTGATAAAACATTAGATCAGTTAATAGAAACTATTAAATCTGAAGCTATTGAAGCTGCAGAAGTAAAGGCCAAAGCCATAATTGATAAAGCTCAAACAGAAGCCGAAGCTATTGTGCATAATGCTGAACAAAAAAGGGAAGAACTCATTAAAAGTGGAGAAGAAGAAGCTGACGGTACACTTGCTAAAGGTCAAAAGGCCTTACAGCAAGCCGCTCGCGATTTGTCAATTACGCTTCAGAATGATATTAAAAAGCTTCTCGATGCCGTATTGCAGAAAGAGGTAGATGATGCGTTTTCGCCAGAGTTAATGCAAACGGCAATCTTAAAAGTCGTGGACCAAATTGGTGGGAATAGCGAAGTGAAGTTACCAGAAGTTTTGCATAATGACATTGCGGCTTACATTCATAAACAGCTTAAGGATGCTAAGACTTTACCAAAACTAAGCATTGATACAGCTTTAGTAAAAGGATTTTCGATTACTAAAAAAGATGCAGGTTGGAGTTATGAAATAACGCCAAAAGAAATTGCTGATTTATTGAATACGCATTTAAGTAGCAAATGGGTAGAATTATTAAAAAATAACGCTTAA
- a CDS encoding V-type ATP synthase subunit D, protein MADKILMNKNTLAALKLELQEYKTALPVFEMKEQQLKEVVQTIYDNVQRLEKAIETINEETKPWVAVFAEANEDLNSIVKIKFIKTSKKEIAGVSIELFEDISFEAYEMDFYNTPLWVDAAISVIKDQKTNYRIIELEKKNLEVLQEELAEARRMKNALKEVFIPDAQHNIRKIEIYLGDVERLAIGCAKLVKKKKLTKTAAV, encoded by the coding sequence ATGGCTGATAAGATTTTAATGAATAAAAACACGCTTGCAGCTTTAAAATTAGAGCTTCAAGAATACAAGACCGCCTTGCCTGTTTTTGAAATGAAAGAACAGCAATTAAAGGAAGTAGTGCAGACCATCTATGATAATGTGCAACGTCTAGAAAAGGCTATTGAAACTATAAATGAAGAGACCAAACCTTGGGTTGCTGTGTTTGCAGAAGCCAATGAGGACTTAAATTCTATTGTGAAAATTAAATTTATTAAAACCTCAAAGAAAGAAATAGCTGGTGTGAGTATTGAGTTGTTTGAAGATATTAGTTTTGAAGCTTACGAAATGGATTTCTACAATACACCACTTTGGGTAGATGCTGCCATTAGTGTTATTAAAGATCAGAAGACTAATTACAGAATAATTGAATTAGAAAAGAAAAATTTAGAAGTACTTCAGGAAGAGCTTGCAGAAGCACGTCGTATGAAAAACGCACTTAAAGAGGTGTTTATTCCTGATGCACAGCATAATATTAGGAAAATTGAAATTTATCTTGGGGATGTGGAGCGTTTGGCAATTGGTTGTGCCAAATTAGTTAAGAAGAAAAAACTAACTAAAACAGCGGCAGTATGA
- a CDS encoding V-type ATP synthase subunit I yields MIVRMKEILLFTSAKSVDDTVQSLGELGVLDVKEINKPNSYNINRIKTEIEDTETAILKLEPFISKRSKASKEVTYNVRDPKQMVERFLKTKTIENECYRRLEVLNQQLDWYHTWGEKTVIQDFKKLAEKSIYLRLYVVDKKIVPQLQKEHYISTFAEKDGKVPIAFFTRDESVTLQFKEVLLPNASFESVTEQISRKERQLESIAVFLEDQAQNIAVLEDYKAVLMDRLAVEETTLGMGDIEGKCNYLKGYIPKTEVASFKEAAKAYNWGYSISDPEKPEDVPVYIKNPKWISIINPVMKFIDIVPGYKEVDVSIYFLIAFALFFAMLVGDAGYGLIFLLLVLIFRKKLPTQARVLVMVLSISTIIWGVLSGTYFGSSEIAELPFLKMLIVDNIASFGVDNVSFMMHLSFLIGAIHLTIAHSVRAVQFINSIRALSQLGWIALVWGLFFVTEQLVLGIDMPEWGLWLFVAGGLLVALFSVESKNFFKSILISIANLPLSLISGFSDIVSYVRLFAVGMATAAVAASFNNMILSSGIENMGMLEILFAAIALLLGHGLNIALALMAVMVHGIRLNMLEFASHLGVDFSGEAYKPFKLITSDNNYNTKNTEILKTI; encoded by the coding sequence ATGATTGTTAGAATGAAGGAAATATTGCTTTTTACATCGGCGAAGTCAGTAGATGATACTGTGCAAAGTCTTGGTGAACTCGGAGTTCTAGATGTTAAGGAAATTAATAAACCGAATAGTTATAATATAAATCGTATTAAAACAGAAATAGAAGATACTGAAACTGCTATTTTAAAATTAGAACCGTTTATTTCAAAACGTTCTAAAGCTTCAAAAGAGGTGACTTACAATGTTCGTGACCCCAAACAAATGGTGGAGCGTTTTCTTAAAACTAAAACTATTGAGAATGAGTGTTACAGACGCTTAGAGGTGCTTAATCAACAGTTAGATTGGTATCACACTTGGGGAGAGAAAACAGTAATTCAAGATTTTAAAAAGCTTGCGGAGAAATCTATTTATCTGCGTTTATATGTGGTTGATAAAAAAATAGTACCACAATTACAAAAAGAACATTATATAAGCACTTTTGCAGAAAAAGACGGAAAAGTACCTATAGCTTTTTTTACAAGAGACGAATCAGTAACGCTTCAATTTAAAGAGGTGTTATTACCTAATGCGAGTTTTGAATCTGTTACCGAACAAATCTCACGAAAAGAACGTCAATTAGAATCGATTGCTGTATTCTTAGAAGATCAGGCACAAAACATAGCTGTTCTAGAAGATTACAAAGCTGTGCTAATGGATCGTTTAGCTGTTGAAGAGACGACTTTGGGGATGGGGGATATTGAAGGGAAATGTAATTATCTTAAAGGGTATATTCCAAAAACAGAAGTCGCTTCATTTAAAGAAGCTGCTAAAGCTTATAATTGGGGTTATAGTATTTCGGATCCAGAAAAACCTGAAGATGTTCCGGTTTATATTAAAAACCCAAAGTGGATTAGTATCATTAATCCGGTGATGAAGTTTATAGATATTGTTCCAGGATACAAAGAAGTGGATGTATCTATTTACTTTTTAATCGCTTTTGCTTTATTCTTTGCGATGTTAGTTGGTGATGCTGGTTATGGATTGATATTTTTACTACTAGTTTTAATTTTTCGTAAAAAACTACCAACACAAGCGCGTGTTTTAGTTATGGTTTTGAGTATATCAACCATTATTTGGGGAGTTTTAAGTGGGACGTATTTTGGATCTTCAGAAATTGCCGAATTACCTTTTTTAAAGATGTTAATCGTAGATAATATTGCGAGTTTTGGAGTTGATAATGTATCCTTTATGATGCACTTGTCGTTCTTAATTGGTGCGATTCATTTAACAATTGCACATAGTGTACGAGCAGTACAGTTTATAAATTCTATTAGAGCACTCAGTCAATTAGGTTGGATTGCATTAGTATGGGGTTTATTTTTTGTCACCGAACAATTAGTTTTAGGTATAGATATGCCTGAATGGGGACTTTGGCTTTTTGTAGCAGGTGGACTCTTAGTCGCTTTGTTTTCTGTAGAGAGCAAAAACTTTTTTAAAAGTATCCTTATTTCTATTGCCAATCTGCCTTTAAGTCTTATTAGTGGTTTTTCGGATATTGTATCGTATGTACGGCTTTTTGCGGTGGGAATGGCAACAGCGGCCGTAGCTGCAAGTTTTAACAATATGATTTTGTCTTCAGGAATTGAAAATATGGGAATGCTCGAAATTTTATTTGCTGCTATAGCCTTACTTCTTGGCCATGGATTAAATATCGCTTTAGCACTTATGGCAGTAATGGTCCATGGTATTCGTTTAAATATGCTTGAATTTGCAAGTCATTTAGGAGTTGATTTTTCAGGTGAAGCTTACAAACCTTTTAAATTAATAACATCAGACAATAATTATAATACGAAAAACACAGAAATTTTAAAAACAATATAA
- a CDS encoding class I SAM-dependent methyltransferase, with protein MKNNFKKRIYQYLVLRGAPFLTATVGNLLVYLRPEKAQQLRENGLTLVLNNNLTHVERLMRNAILNKIEKKSDYNTLESLHKSYWVNQGDDFCSDTEARFESEFLPNWAFVFDILKEELKNETNIFKSLVEIGTGNGSVLNYLSTEFPKIEKFVGIDLSPDQTKINNEKYNGNSRLEFVAADGLDWIRENGSSHTIFVTSGGVLEYFTQPRLQEFFKEVNSLGKIIFIAIEPKGVTHNFEKNPNSELYGHERSFSHNYPKLFKEAGFNVWHNSQKPWPEISQNITFIGATN; from the coding sequence ATGAAGAATAATTTTAAAAAAAGGATTTATCAATATTTAGTATTGCGAGGTGCTCCGTTTCTAACAGCAACAGTTGGTAATTTATTAGTCTATTTAAGGCCCGAAAAAGCTCAGCAATTAAGAGAGAATGGATTAACGTTAGTTCTTAATAACAACTTAACTCATGTAGAGCGCTTAATGCGAAACGCTATCTTAAACAAGATTGAGAAAAAATCTGATTATAACACCTTAGAATCACTTCATAAAAGTTATTGGGTAAATCAAGGAGATGATTTTTGTTCCGATACTGAGGCTCGATTTGAATCTGAATTTCTACCTAATTGGGCATTTGTATTTGATATTCTTAAAGAAGAGTTGAAAAATGAAACCAATATATTTAAATCATTAGTGGAAATAGGTACAGGCAATGGGAGTGTATTAAATTATCTCAGTACAGAATTTCCTAAAATTGAAAAGTTTGTCGGAATAGATTTAAGCCCAGATCAAACTAAAATAAATAACGAGAAGTACAACGGTAATTCAAGGTTAGAGTTTGTAGCTGCTGATGGTTTAGATTGGATTAGGGAAAATGGCTCTAGTCATACTATATTCGTCACTTCAGGTGGGGTTCTGGAATATTTTACTCAGCCTCGTTTACAAGAGTTTTTCAAAGAAGTTAATAGCTTAGGTAAAATAATTTTTATTGCTATCGAGCCTAAGGGAGTAACTCATAATTTTGAAAAAAATCCTAATTCTGAGCTTTATGGACATGAGCGTTCTTTTTCACATAATTACCCTAAATTATTTAAAGAAGCAGGTTTTAATGTATGGCATAATTCTCAAAAACCTTGGCCAGAAATTTCTCAGAATATAACATTTATTGGAGCCACTAATTAA